One Oncorhynchus keta strain PuntledgeMale-10-30-2019 chromosome 22, Oket_V2, whole genome shotgun sequence DNA window includes the following coding sequences:
- the LOC118401528 gene encoding cytochrome P450 2J4-like, with amino-acid sequence MLEALVCLVGQWIDTKGVLLFLLVLLVTKYIHDLPPKNYPPGPFPLPFVGNMLNISIKDHIGSFKKFVETYGDVTTLDLGGGNRCVLLSGLRGFKEAFVDQADAFTDRPSYPLNDRISGGLGLISSNGHMWRQQRRFAVSTLKYFGVGKKTLETSILQESHFLCDVYLAERGLPFNPEDITNNAVANIVCTLVFGCRFEYNDHHFQHMLKCSEDIFQLPATFCGRMYNQFPTLLHYLPGRHQSAFINLGTIKQFIKEEVEKHKEDRNPSNPRDYIDCYLEEIEKNQDGAAGFTEENLLHCVVDLFGAGTETTSNTLLWAMLYMAKYPDIQKKVQAEIDEVIGSARQPSMDDRADMPYTYAVIHEIQRFGNIVPFTPPRVANKDTTVAGYLVPKGMMVLPMLKPILQDRDEYATPNQFNPGHFLDKNGKFVKKDNFIPFSIGKRMCPGEQLARMELFLFFTFLLQRFTFTPPQGWELGLEGQVGITSGPKPFKICALPR; translated from the exons ATGTTGGAGGCGTTAGTCTGTCTGGTGGGACAGTGGATCGATACCAAGGGGGTCCTCCTGTTCCTCTTGGTTCTGTTGGTGACCAAGTACATCCATGATCTGCCGCCTAAGAACTACCCACCAGGCCCCTTCCCCCTGCCTTTTGTTGGGAATATGCTGAATATCAGCATCAAGGACCACATAGGCTCCTTTAAAAAG TTTGTAGAGACCTACGGGGATGTGACTACACTAGACCTGGGTGGAGGGAACCGCTGTGTGCTCCTCTCAGGTCTCCGAGGCTTTAAGGAAGCCTTTGTGGATCAGGCCGATGCCTTCACCGATCGGCCATCTTACCCCCTGAACGACAGGATAAGCGGAGGCTTGG GCCTGATCTCCTCTAACGGTCACATGTGGCGGCAGCAGAGGCGCTTTGCCGTGTCCACGCTCAAATACTTTGGAGTGGGGAAGAAGACTCTGGAGACCTCCATCCTCCAGGAAAGCCACTTCCTGTGTGATGTCTACTTGGCAGAGAGAG GCCTGCCCTTTAACCCTGAAGACATCACCAACAATGCAGTGGCCAACATCGTTTGCACCCTGGTGTTTGGTTGTAGGTTTGAATACAACGACCACCACTTCCAACACATGCTGAAATGCTCTGAGGACATTTTCCAGCTGCCTGCTACCTTCTGTGGACGG ATGTATAATCAGTTTCCCACATTGCTGCACTATTTACCTGGGAGGCACCAATCAGCCTTTATCAACCTTGGTACCATAAAGCAGTTTATCAAGGAGGAAGTAGAGAAACACAAAGAGGACAGGaacccatccaaccccagagactACATAGACTGTTACCTGGAAGAGATAGAGAAG AATCAGGATGGGGCGGCTGGCTTCACTGAGGAGAACCTGCTGCACTGCGTGGTGGATCTGTTTGGTGCCGGGACAGAAACTACGTCCAACACCCTTCTCTGGGCAATGCTGTACATGGCCAAGTACCCCGACATTCAAA AAAAGGTGCAAGCGGAGATCGATGAGGTCATAGGTTCGGCACGCCAGCCCTCAATGGATGACCGAGCCGACATGCCATATACCTACGCTGTGATCCATGAGATCCAGAGGTTTGGGAACATTGTCCCCTTCACGCCTCCCAGAGTGGCCAATAAGGACACCACCGTGGCGGGCTATCTAGTGCCCAAG GGAATGATGGTGCTTCCAATGTTAAAACCAATCCTACAGGACAGAGATGAGTATGCAACCCCTAACCAGTTCAATCCTGGACATTTCCTGGATAAAAATGGAAAATTTGTCAAAAAAGACAATTTTATCCCATTTTCTATAG GTAAGAGGATGTGTCCAGGGGAGCAGCTGGCCAGGATGGAGCTGTTTCTGTTCTTCACCTTTCTGCTCCAGAGGTTCACCTTCACACCTCCACAGGGCTGGGAGCTGGGCCTGGAGGGCCAGGTGGGCATCACCAGTGGACCAAAGCCCTTCAAAATCTGTGCCTTGCCTCGATGA